TCTTTTTCTGCGGATAACACTTCCACCTCTTCTTCTTCTTCAACATTTTTGGTTTTTTGGGTTAAAAACTCATGCCTATCTAAACTATATTTTTCTAAATATAATTTAACCTTTCGTTCTCTTACCAACCAACCTAATACTTCCCTTACATATCGTTCTGTAATTTCGGGGTTATCAATCTTCCATAAAATATCTGAACTAGTTAAGCCAATTGGTTTTTCTCTATCGGCGTTATACATTATTTTTAATATAACTTCGTGTATAGGTAAAACTGTAGGTGTACTCATTTTAAAGAATTTGATTGTTTGAAATAAAATAATATTCTTTTTTACTACCGTCTTTATACTTTTTCGTTTTCTTATTTGATAGTGTTTCTTCTAAAATCGTTATTTTTTTTCTTAGCTCTTTCATTATGCTAGCAAAATCAACATGTGAAGTTTTTCCTTTTCGTTTAATGTGTTTGATTTTAGTTTTTAATAAAAACGCACTATTTACAGGCATCCCTGTTTTTATATAAACTAAATCTGCCATGTAATTTCTTCTTCTTAAGATTTTTACAAACAGGTTTTTATTAATAAGTCTACTGTTTTTTCTATATATACGAAACAATCGTTTTCTATCTTTTCTTTTTACTTCTTTAGAATACAGTGGTATTAACGATTTATATCCATCTATAACAAGTTCTAATTCTTCCTTGCTAAGTAAATACCCTAGCACAGCATTCGGATTGTCTTTTTGCGTATATTTTTTGTTCTTATAATATTTTTCAAACATATAATTTCTTGGCAACGTCCCTAAATTATTAGCATAGGTACTGTCGTTCAAAATCATTTCTTTTATTTTATTACCAGATTTACTTCTAAGAAATCCTAATCTTTTAGCATGGTATTCTAAAGAACCGGTAAATACAGCATTAAAGTGTATTGTTTTGCTTAGTACTGAATCTAATGTTTTATCAAAAGATGTTGCCGATAATACTTTGTTTATTCGAGGAAACGTAATACCTCCTTGGTAAGTACTATTATCTGGCGCATCATATAAATAAATGTTATCTACAGCTGGTATATTTGTAAATGTATTTTTATTTTTAATCAAATCATTTTCTACAATAAATGATCTTATAAAGCTAGCATGACTCGTACTTACTTTACTTAAAATATCTTTGGATTGTAATATATAATCTTGATGTTGATCGTCAACTTTGCTCTCTAATTGATAAAAAATAATTCTAGATGATGTTTCACCTAATTTCTGGGTAATTTCTTTAATATTAGGTGGCGTAAAAAAACGTTTCTCACCAGAAACAATTATAATATTATTCATAAAACTTTGCGCAGGTATGTCTCTAATTGCATACTCAAAACATTGCGCTATTCCTCCCGTATTTACTTCGGAAACTACTTCATTATTTACATCTAAAAATATATTTTGAAGGTAATCAATCCATAACGAAAAAGATTTTGTTTTTGGCAAGGCATAAAATTTACCACAGCCATATGAACTTGCGCTAAAGGTAAATTCGTATCCTTTATACTTTTCTTCTGAAGAAATTAATATCCATATTTTTTGCAACGAACTCATTAATAAGAGTTGTTTTTTCTTTAAATCTTTTCCGCAATCAAAAACATAATGAAAGTTAATTTTTTTATTATCTCTTTTTATATCTTTTAATTTTCTAATTAAAACATCTTCTCCATCTACATTTATAAGTTTATTATCTCTGTGATCCCAAACATTTAAAGGTACTGCAGCCCATACAGAATCTGTTACTTGTTTCGACCTTTTATGATGTTTAGATACATCAAATATAAATGCATCTCCTACTTCACCTTTACTTATGTGTTCCTTATCTTTTTTTGTTTTCCCTAAAAAAGATAAAGAATCTAAATTATTTACAGCATATACTTGTTGTTGTCCTATTTTTTTTAATAAAAACTCAGGAATCCAACCCATTGTTCTAGCGGTAGAGTCTTTTAACTTAAGGTTTGCCAAATTAGAAACCAATGCTGCTTTTTTATCAACACTATATTTATACAAAAAAACAAACTGATTTAGCATTAGTTTTTTAGCACTCTTCTCTTTAAATAAAGGGTCGTTAAATAGATGTACTGTATCTTTTTCAACAAATTTTGCACTATTATACAACGTTTTAACATCATGTACCCCTATAACATAACGTAACGGTTTGTAATTACATCTACTTAGTTTTGAGTGTGCATAGTGTATTACATTGTTTTTATGAATCCAGCCTACATATTTTACGCTTTTACCCTCTTTAAAACTATAGTTATCGCCAAATATAAAAGAGAACATTCCTTTTGGCTTACCAAGTATTTCAGGGGCTGCTGTTGCTATTTTTAAATGATCATTTTTTTGACCTAAGACGTAATATGGGGTTAAAAAATCTTGATTTTCTCCTGATTTTTGCGAATATGGGTCTAAATAAACAAGATTTTCTGCTCTATCTGAAAACACTTTATAAACACTTTCATCGATATTTTGTCTTCCTGGTTTATCTTTTGTTTTTTCAAAGTTAAAGCTATTTTTTATCCTTTTTTTAACAGTCGTGTAATTCTTAACCTGCCCAAAAGCAGGCGTTACAACACCTGATAAGAGGCTTAAAAACAGCCCTAAAAAACATATCGTAAAAGTGTTAAAACGCTTCTTTTTCTTATACATTAAATGCATCATTGATTAATTATGCTTTGTGTTACTTGTATTTTTTTTACGCAATTAAAAGTATCTATTGCTACTTCATTAATAATTACGGTTTTTTTACCTTTACCTTCTAAATAATGTAATCCTTGACAATAACTATACAAATCATTATATCGAGCTCCGTTAATCACTATAATTACCTCATCTCCTTGGTTACAAGTATATCTATTTTCTATATGTTTTAAACTTTTATAATAGTCTCGTTTATTATTTATAGAGGCATCTGCTATCGTTTGCAATCTTCTTTTAATATCTTCTTGTGCCATTGATAAAGAATCTAAATGTTCCGATTCTTCAATTGCTTCAAATAATGGCAAAATTTGAATTAAATGGCTAACAGGGTATTTTGTAGTGTTTGTTTTTAGCTTCACATTATATATCCCTGGCTTTTTATAAACATAAATCACCTGACCTTTATAAGCATCTACTGTACCTGTTTCTCCAAATTCCCAATACCAAGATTTTACACCTGGACTATACGATGAAAATACAAGTTCTTCTCCTACATATCCAACATCTACACCATGAATTACAGGAAGAGAATCTATTGCTTTTTCCTTTTTTAATGATATTACTTCTATAAACTTAGACATTTTAAATTTAGAGTCTACCTCTAGCGTTACACGGTACTTTCCTTTTTTATTGTAGATATAATTAACATCATGTGATCGCATTATTGTATCACCGTTACCCATATGCCATACCATATCTCTATTTTTAAAATCTAAACTATCATTTACTGAAAAGTTTAATTTTTCTTTTACCTCGTAGTGATAATTTCCATTAGAGTCATATATCGAAAAATCTATTGTATCAATGGCTGATTTATTTGGTAACAATACCGCTATAATTAATGTTATGATTACAGCAAGTGCGAGTATTATTAATATGATTTTTTTATTAAACCTCATTTTATTTTAAATATTAGCCTTACATTCATTAAGGTTATCCATTATAATTTTTTTGTTCTTTTTCATAGAGCTATACTCTTCTCGTGTATCAAAATATATTTGCAAAATATTAGCAGACTGAATTCCAAAAAAGTATTTCGAATTCATTTTATTTTCTTTATACACAGATCTAACTTCAAATATTTTTTTATTTATTTCATCTTTTTTTTGCACCTGATGTATATCAAACTTCATTACTTTTAATTCTTCATTAATCTTTTTTACTTTTTCGGTATATTCATTTTGCTTTTGTATAATTTTTTCATAATTACCTATTGTTTTTAATAACTCACCATTATTAACCGCAGGTATTTTCATTACAAATTTTGTTTGCAAAATATATAATAGAATAATTGACAAAGTAAATAGTAATATAAATTTTATCCTTCTCCAAAAAGATTCATCTAATGCATCTGTTTTCATATTTCTTATGTAATTTTCTCACACTAAAACTAGTACGTAATTCGTTTGTTTTTATTTTTTTGACTTACCTCCTTCTGACCTATACTTCTCTCTACATTTTTCTAACAGCTCTTTGTTATATAGATATTCTTCAGATTCGTTTTCATAATCATCTACCACTTCCTGAATCTCTTTTATTTGCCTTAGCAATTCTATATATAATTGGAACTGATATTCTACATCTGATGTTGTATTTTTAATTTCATTTTCAACATCAGTTCTCATATTAGATATTAACCCCTGAAATTGTTTATGTTCCCCCAGTGTTCTTTTTTTATTTTTCAATCGATACAAATACTTCGTCATTTCATCTATTTTAAAAGATATAAATGCTTGTTTTTCGAAAATATCATTATACTCTGAATGTTTTTTTTCTAAAACATTTATTCCTTTTTCCCCTGTATAGATTGCAAATAAACTACTACAAAAAAGTAGTGTAAGTGTTATTGAAAAAACCAGCAAAAATCGCAATTGAGAAGCTCTTCTTTTTTTATAATTTAAAGGTTTCACGCGTTTATAATTTTTAAAATATTAGTAGATATATAGTCTTTTTTTAGATACATTAAAACTAATCTATTATAGACCAAGATTTATTTTGAGGTTTTGACTTAATACTCATACTTTCTTCACTAATTACAATATTATCTTTTCGTTGTCCTATATATTCTAAATCACTTAATCTTTTCCATAATCGATCCATAATAGCCATAAAATAATCTACTTTATCTAACGTATCGTTTATTTCTTGATGATTATAATTCATGTCTATTACATTTCCTAATGTGGTTTCAAAAACAGAAGGTTTTATATCAATCCATTCATAGTAGTATTGCAGTAATTTTTCTTTTTCAGTTTCTTCCATAATGGTTAGCTCATTTGACAAGTAGTTCGCCAAAATAGATATTTTCTGTGCAATGTATACTGGTGGTTGTTCTTCTCCTATTTGATTAAATTCAAAAGTGTGTTGCCCTACAAAATCCATTACTTTATTCGTTAACAAAAATGTATTTCGTACTAATGTATTACTCTGTTGCTTGTCTCTATTCTTTTTGT
This genomic stretch from Tenacibaculum sp. Bg11-29 harbors:
- a CDS encoding PKD domain-containing protein, translated to MRFNKKIILIILALAVIITLIIAVLLPNKSAIDTIDFSIYDSNGNYHYEVKEKLNFSVNDSLDFKNRDMVWHMGNGDTIMRSHDVNYIYNKKGKYRVTLEVDSKFKMSKFIEVISLKKEKAIDSLPVIHGVDVGYVGEELVFSSYSPGVKSWYWEFGETGTVDAYKGQVIYVYKKPGIYNVKLKTNTTKYPVSHLIQILPLFEAIEESEHLDSLSMAQEDIKRRLQTIADASINNKRDYYKSLKHIENRYTCNQGDEVIIVINGARYNDLYSYCQGLHYLEGKGKKTVIINEVAIDTFNCVKKIQVTQSIINQ
- a CDS encoding type VI secretion system TssO, with the protein product MKPLNYKKRRASQLRFLLVFSITLTLLFCSSLFAIYTGEKGINVLEKKHSEYNDIFEKQAFISFKIDEMTKYLYRLKNKKRTLGEHKQFQGLISNMRTDVENEIKNTTSDVEYQFQLYIELLRQIKEIQEVVDDYENESEEYLYNKELLEKCREKYRSEGGKSKK
- the tssR gene encoding type VI secretion system protein TssR domain-containing protein, coding for MMHLMYKKKKRFNTFTICFLGLFLSLLSGVVTPAFGQVKNYTTVKKRIKNSFNFEKTKDKPGRQNIDESVYKVFSDRAENLVYLDPYSQKSGENQDFLTPYYVLGQKNDHLKIATAAPEILGKPKGMFSFIFGDNYSFKEGKSVKYVGWIHKNNVIHYAHSKLSRCNYKPLRYVIGVHDVKTLYNSAKFVEKDTVHLFNDPLFKEKSAKKLMLNQFVFLYKYSVDKKAALVSNLANLKLKDSTARTMGWIPEFLLKKIGQQQVYAVNNLDSLSFLGKTKKDKEHISKGEVGDAFIFDVSKHHKRSKQVTDSVWAAVPLNVWDHRDNKLINVDGEDVLIRKLKDIKRDNKKINFHYVFDCGKDLKKKQLLLMSSLQKIWILISSEEKYKGYEFTFSASSYGCGKFYALPKTKSFSLWIDYLQNIFLDVNNEVVSEVNTGGIAQCFEYAIRDIPAQSFMNNIIIVSGEKRFFTPPNIKEITQKLGETSSRIIFYQLESKVDDQHQDYILQSKDILSKVSTSHASFIRSFIVENDLIKNKNTFTNIPAVDNIYLYDAPDNSTYQGGITFPRINKVLSATSFDKTLDSVLSKTIHFNAVFTGSLEYHAKRLGFLRSKSGNKIKEMILNDSTYANNLGTLPRNYMFEKYYKNKKYTQKDNPNAVLGYLLSKEELELVIDGYKSLIPLYSKEVKRKDRKRLFRIYRKNSRLINKNLFVKILRRRNYMADLVYIKTGMPVNSAFLLKTKIKHIKRKGKTSHVDFASIMKELRKKITILEETLSNKKTKKYKDGSKKEYYFISNNQIL
- the tssO gene encoding type VI secretion system TssO, with the protein product MKTDALDESFWRRIKFILLFTLSIILLYILQTKFVMKIPAVNNGELLKTIGNYEKIIQKQNEYTEKVKKINEELKVMKFDIHQVQKKDEINKKIFEVRSVYKENKMNSKYFFGIQSANILQIYFDTREEYSSMKKNKKIIMDNLNECKANI